The Medicago truncatula cultivar Jemalong A17 chromosome 4, MtrunA17r5.0-ANR, whole genome shotgun sequence genome includes a region encoding these proteins:
- the LOC25480307 gene encoding F-box/kelch-repeat protein At1g26930 yields MFTQVSVWAYVCLMSNSYKEENQLNFEADHLMDLPSNNHQLDVEEKQCMSKKLEKQVVDPKEEEKSKNEEEDMQNDVIFPVHSIDNGNGKRYDIMVSDSNLLSEHLGRDISIHCLLRLSRSDYGSIAAINKSFRSLIRSGELYKLRRKAGIVEHWVYFSSEALKWEAFDPNRNRWIHFPKMTCDACFSLADRESFAVGTELLVFGKELMDPIIHKYSLLTNMWSVGNMMNTPRCLFGSASLGEIAILAGGCDPCGNILSAAELYNADTGNWKTLPNMNKARKMCSSVFMDGKFYVLGGIAADKKTQLTCGEEFDMKTKKWREIPNMFPVRTGVFETPPSFGSPPLIAVVKNVLYAADYGQQKVKKYDKDNNSWVIIGSFPEQATSMNGWGLAFRACGDHLLFLGGPVIHGGIMMEINAWIPNEGEPQWNRLAGNQSGGFVHNCTVMGC; encoded by the coding sequence ATGTTTACTCAGGTTTCTGTGTGGGCTTATGTGTGTTTGATGTCAAACTCATATAAGGAAGAGAACCAGTTGAATTTTGAGGCTGATCACTTGATGGATCTTCCAAGCAATAATCATCAGCTGGATGTAGAAGAAAAGCAGTGTATGTCAAAAAAGTTAGAAAAGCAAGTAGTTGATCCAAAGGAAGAGGAAAAGTCgaagaatgaagaagaggaTATGCAAAATGATGTCATTTTTCCTGTCCATTCCATAGACAACGGGAATGGAAAAAGGTATGACATTATGGTTTCTGACTCAAATTTGCTTAGTGAGCATCTCGGTCGAGATATATCAATCCATTGTCTTCTTCGGTTGTCAAGATCTGATTATGGTTCAATTGCTGCAATAAACAAGAGCTTTAGATCTCTAATTAGATCAGGAGAACTATATAAGTTACGGAGAAAAGCGGGCATAGTAGAACATTGGGTGTACTTCTCTTCTGAAGCCCTTAAATGGGAGGCTTTTGATCCAAATCGTAATCGATGGATACATTTTCCAAAAATGACTTGTGATGCATGTTTTTCGCTGGCGGATAGGGAATCATTTGCTGTTGGTACTGAGCTTCTAGTCTTTGGAAAGGAATTAATGGATCCTATCATTCATAAGTATAGCCTTCTGACAAATATGTGGTCAGTTGGAAATATGATGAATACTCCGAGATGCTTGTTTGGTTCGGCTAGTCTTGGAGAAATTGCAATACTAGCCGGTGGTTGTGATCCATGTGGCAACATATTGAGCGCTGCTGAGCTCTATAACGCAGACACTGGAAATTGGAAGACCCTTCCAAACATGAATAAAGCAAGAAAAATGTGTTCAAGTGTATTCAtggatggaaaattttatgtccTTGGTGGGATAGCAGCTGACAAAAAAACACAGCTTACATGTGGGGAGGAGTTTGATATGAAGACAAAAAAATGGCGTGAAATACCTAACATGTTCCCCGTACGAACTGGAGTGTTTGAGACACCACCTTCTTTTGGGTCACCTCCTTTGATTGCAGTTGTAAAAAATGTATTGTATGCTGCAGATTATGGACAACAAAAAGTAAAGAAGTATGATAAAGACAACAACTCTTGGGTCATCATTGGAAGCTTTCCCGAGCAAGCTACTTCGATGAATGGTTGGGGATTAGCCTTTCGAGCATGCGGAGATCATCTATTATTTCTTGGAGGTCCTGTTATTCATGGTGGAATAATGATGGAAATCAATGCTTGGATCCCAAATGAAGGAGAGCCACAATGGAATCGGCTTGCAGGAAATCAATCAGGGGGTTTTGTGCATAATTGTACTGTGATGGGATGTTGA
- the LOC120580234 gene encoding F-box/kelch-repeat protein At1g26930: MFTQVSVWAYVCLMSNSYKEENQLNFEAVHLMDLPSNNHQLDVEEKQCMSKELEKQVVDPKEEEKSKNEEEDMQNDVIFPVHSIDNGNGKRYDIMVSDSNLLSEHLGRDISIHCLLRLSRSDYGSIAAINKSFRSLIRSGELYKLRRKAGIVEHWAYFSSEALKWEAFDPNRNRWIHLPKMTCDACFSLADRESLAVGTELLVFGKELMDPIIHKYSLLTNMWSVGNMMNTPRCLFGSASLGEIAILAGGCDPCGNILSAAELYNADTGNWKTLPNMNKARKMCSSVFMDGKFYVLGGIAADKKTQLTCGEEFDMKTKKWREIPNMFPVRTGVFETPPSFGSPPLIAVVKNVLYAADYGQQKVKKYDKDNNSWVIIGSFPEQATSMNGWGLAFRACGDHLLFLGGPVIHGGIMMEINAWIPNEGEPQWNRLAGNQSGGFVHNCTVMGC, translated from the coding sequence ATGTTTACTCAGGTTTCTGTGTGGGCTTATGTGTGTTTGATGTCAAACTCATATAAGGAAGAGAACCAGTTGAATTTTGAGGCTGTTCACTTGATGGATCTTCCAAGCAATAATCATCAGCTGGATGTAGAAGAAAAGCAGTGTATGTCAAAAGAGTTAGAAAAGCAAGTAGTTGATCCAAAGGAAGAGGAAAAGTCgaagaatgaagaagaggaTATGCAAAATGATGTCATTTTTCCTGTCCATTCCATAGACAACGGGAATGGAAAAAGGTATGACATTATGGTTTCTGACTCAAATTTGCTTAGTGAGCATCTCGGTCGAGATATATCAATCCATTGTCTTCTTCGGTTGTCAAGATCTGATTATGGTTCAATTGCTGCAATAAACAAGAGCTTTAGATCTCTAATTAGATCAGGAGAACTATATAAGTTACGGAGAAAAGCGGGCATAGTAGAACATTGGGCGTACTTCTCTTCTGAAGCCCTTAAATGGGAGGCTTTTGATCCAAATCGTAATCGATGGATACATTTGCCAAAAATGACTTGTGATGCATGTTTTTCGCTGGCAGATAGGGAATCGTTGGCTGTTGGTACTGAGCTTCTAGTCTTTGGAAAGGAATTAATGGATCCTATCATTCATAAGTATAGCCTTCTGACAAATATGTGGTCAGTTGGAAATATGATGAATACTCCGAGATGCTTGTTTGGTTCGGCTAGTCTTGGAGAAATTGCAATACTAGCCGGTGGTTGTGATCCATGTGGCAACATATTGAGCGCTGCTGAGCTCTATAACGCAGACACTGGAAATTGGAAGACCCTTCCAAACATGAATAAAGCAAGAAAAATGTGTTCAAGTGTATTCAtggatggaaaattttatgtccTTGGTGGGATAGCAGCTGACAAAAAAACACAGCTTACATGTGGGGAGGAGTTTGATATGAAGACAAAAAAATGGCGTGAAATACCTAACATGTTCCCCGTACGAACTGGAGTGTTTGAGACACCACCTTCTTTTGGGTCACCTCCTTTGATTGCAGTTGTAAAAAATGTATTGTATGCTGCAGATTATGGACAACAAAAAGTAAAGAAGTATGATAAAGACAACAACTCTTGGGTCATCATTGGAAGCTTTCCCGAGCAAGCTACTTCGATGAATGGTTGGGGATTAGCCTTTCGAGCATGCGGAGATCATCTATTATTTCTTGGAGGTCCTGTTATTCATGGTGGAATAATGATGGAAATCAATGCTTGGATCCCAAATGAAGGAGAGCCACAATGGAATCGGCTTGCAGGAAATCAATCAGGGGGTTTTGTGCATAATTGTACTGTGATGGGATGTTGA
- the LOC25480296 gene encoding F-box/kelch-repeat protein At1g26930, giving the protein MWAYVCLMSNSYKEENQLNFEAVHLMDLPSNNHQLDVEEKQCMSKELEKQVVDPKEEEKSKNEEEDMQNDVIFPVHSIDNGNGKRYDIMVSDSNLLSEHLGRDISIHCLLRLSRSDYGSIAAINKSFRSLIRSGELYKLRRKAGIVEHWAYFSSEALKWEAFDPNRNRWIHLPKMTCDACFSLADRESLAVGTELLVFGKELMDPIIHKYSLLTNMWSVGNMMNTPRCLFGSASLGEIAILAGGCDPCGNILSSAELYNADTGNWKTLPNMNKARKMCSSVFMDGKFYVLGGIAADKKTQLTCGEEFDMKTKKWCEIPNMFPVRTGVFETPPSFGSPPLIAVVKNVLYAADYGQQKVKKYDKDNNSWVIIGSFPEQATSMNGWGLAFRACGDHLLFLGGPVIHGGIMMEINAWIPNEGEPQWNRLAGNQSGGFVHNCTVMGC; this is encoded by the coding sequence ATGTGGGCTTATGTGTGTTTGATGTCAAACTCATATAAGGAAGAGAACCAGTTGAATTTTGAGGCTGTTCACTTGATGGATCTTCCAAGCAATAATCATCAGCTGGATGTAGAAGAAAAGCAGTGTATGTCAAAAGAGTTAGAAAAGCAAGTAGTTGATCCAAAGGAAGAGGAAAAGTCgaagaatgaagaagaggaTATGCAAAATGATGTCATTTTTCCTGTCCATTCCATAGACAACGGGAATGGAAAAAGGTATGACATTATGGTTTCTGACTCAAATTTGCTTAGTGAGCATCTCGGTCGAGATATATCAATCCATTGTCTTCTTCGGTTGTCAAGATCTGATTATGGTTCAATTGCTGCAATAAACAAGAGCTTTAGATCTCTAATTAGATCAGGAGAACTATATAAGTTACGGAGAAAAGCGGGCATAGTAGAACATTGGGCGTACTTCTCTTCTGAAGCCCTTAAATGGGAGGCTTTTGATCCAAATCGTAATCGATGGATACATTTGCCAAAAATGACTTGTGATGCATGTTTTTCGCTGGCAGATAGGGAATCGTTGGCTGTTGGTACTGAGCTTCTAGTCTTTGGAAAGGAATTAATGGATCCTATCATTCATAAGTATAGCCTTCTGACAAATATGTGGTCAGTTGGAAATATGATGAATACTCCGAGATGCTTGTTTGGTTCGGCTAGTCTTGGAGAAATTGCAATACTAGCCGGTGGTTGTGATCCATGTGGCAACATATTGAGCTCTGCTGAGCTCTATAACGCAGACACTGGAAATTGGAAGACCCTTCCAAACATGAATAAAGCAAGAAAAATGTGTTCAAGTGTATTCAtggatggaaaattttatgtccTTGGTGGGATAGCAGCTGACAAAAAAACACAGCTTACATGTGGGGAGGAGTTTGATATGAAGACAAAAAAATGGTGTGAAATACCTAACATGTTCCCCGTACGAACTGGAGTGTTTGAGACACCACCTTCTTTTGGGTCACCTCCTTTGATTGCAGTTGTAAAAAATGTATTGTATGCTGCAGATTATGGACAACAAAAAGTAAAGAAGTATGATAAAGACAACAACTCTTGGGTCATCATTGGAAGCTTTCCCGAGCAAGCTACTTCGATGAATGGTTGGGGATTAGCCTTTCGAGCATGCGGAGATCATCTATTATTTCTTGGAGGTCCTGTTATTCATGGTGGAATAATGATGGAAATCAATGCTTGGATCCCAAATGAAGGAGAGCCACAATGGAATCGGCTTGCAGGAAATCAATCAGGGGGTTTTGTGCATAATTGTACTGTGATGGGATGTTGA